One Streptosporangium sp. NBC_01495 DNA window includes the following coding sequences:
- a CDS encoding alpha/beta hydrolase gives MALHPNIDPGLAAALEATPLPAVDMGSLRVEDLPGIRLQMDAARAAMAPLAPDERVTIEDRMVPGPDGDPDIRLRIYRPAAGQEGAVPGLYWIHGGGMVIGDVEMEDTRLNEYVAELGCVIVSVNYRLAPENPDPAPVEDCYAGLVWTAKNAAELGIDPERIAVGGISAGGGLAAGTVLLARDRGGPALAFQLLICPMLDDRNTTPSSHEFVEAVVWNRGANLLGWKALLGERAGGDDVSPYAAPARVADLSGLPPAYIDVGELEVFRDECFDYALRLVRAGVSTEFHLYPGAFHGFDGMIPEAEISRRAAAERVVALRRALLR, from the coding sequence ATGGCACTTCATCCGAATATCGATCCCGGACTGGCCGCCGCCCTCGAGGCGACACCCCTGCCCGCCGTGGACATGGGCTCCCTGCGAGTGGAGGACCTGCCCGGCATCCGTCTCCAGATGGACGCGGCGCGTGCGGCGATGGCCCCGCTCGCTCCGGACGAGCGGGTCACGATCGAGGACCGTATGGTCCCCGGCCCCGACGGCGATCCCGACATCCGGCTGCGGATCTATCGCCCGGCCGCCGGGCAGGAGGGGGCCGTCCCCGGCCTGTACTGGATCCACGGCGGCGGGATGGTCATCGGCGATGTCGAGATGGAGGACACGCGCCTCAACGAGTACGTCGCCGAGCTGGGATGCGTGATCGTCTCGGTCAACTACCGCCTCGCGCCGGAGAACCCGGACCCGGCGCCGGTCGAGGACTGCTACGCGGGCCTGGTCTGGACCGCCAAGAACGCCGCCGAGCTGGGCATCGACCCGGAGCGCATCGCGGTGGGCGGGATCAGCGCGGGAGGCGGTCTCGCCGCGGGAACCGTGTTGCTCGCGCGCGACCGCGGCGGCCCGGCCCTGGCGTTCCAGCTCCTGATCTGCCCGATGCTGGACGACCGCAACACCACCCCCTCCAGCCACGAGTTCGTCGAGGCGGTCGTGTGGAACCGGGGGGCGAATCTCCTGGGCTGGAAGGCACTGCTGGGTGAGCGGGCGGGCGGCGACGACGTCTCCCCGTACGCGGCCCCGGCCAGGGTGGCCGACCTGTCGGGCCTGCCCCCGGCGTACATCGACGTCGGCGAGCTGGAGGTCTTCAGGGACGAGTGCTTCGACTACGCCCTGCGGCTGGTGCGGGCGGGCGTCTCCACCGAGTTCCATCTCTACCCGGGGGCCTTCCACGGCTTCGACGGGATGATCCCCGAGGCGGAGATCAGCCGCCGGGCCGCCGCCGAGCGGGTGGTCGCGCTGCGCCGGGCCCTGCTTCGCTGA
- a CDS encoding NUDIX hydrolase: MTSPISRSTARILLVDADDRLLLFRYPAPASWPVEHYWITPGGGVDDGETLVAAAVRELREETGLDVTEERMGSVVARSSGLTWFGDVRIAAVDSFFFLRVDGHTVDASGQEELERSVISAHRWWSRHDLLTTRETVFPLNLGALLPGFLAGDLPAEPIPLPWHLDE; the protein is encoded by the coding sequence GTGACCTCCCCGATCTCACGTTCCACTGCCCGGATCCTGCTGGTCGACGCCGACGACCGCCTCCTGCTGTTCCGGTATCCGGCACCCGCGAGCTGGCCCGTCGAGCACTACTGGATCACGCCGGGCGGAGGGGTGGACGACGGCGAGACGCTGGTCGCCGCAGCGGTCCGCGAGCTGCGCGAGGAGACGGGACTGGACGTCACCGAAGAGCGCATGGGGTCCGTCGTGGCCCGCTCCTCCGGCCTCACCTGGTTCGGCGACGTCCGGATCGCCGCCGTCGACTCGTTCTTCTTCCTGCGCGTCGACGGCCACACCGTTGACGCCTCTGGACAGGAGGAGCTGGAGCGCTCGGTGATCTCGGCGCACCGCTGGTGGTCCCGGCACGACCTCCTGACCACCCGTGAAACGGTCTTCCCCCTGAATCTGGGGGCCCTGCTGCCCGGTTTCCTCGCCGGTGACCTCCCCGCCGAGCCCATCCCGCTGCCCTGGCACCTCGACGAGTAG